In the genome of Abyssalbus ytuae, the window CGGTAAATCCTGTAGGTTCCTCCAACACCGGCATTTTGTGTTTTATTAATAATGCAATGAGCAGCATTAATAAACCGGAAATAAGTAACACGGCGTGTGGATGATACTTTTTAAGAAGTAACCAGGCTGTGACAACTATAAATAAGAGTGGTATGACAGGAGTTATACTCATTTATTCGTTAAATTTTAGAATGATGAACCATCAATTTTAGTTCCGGGTGAAAAAAGTGCCCCATTTGCTTCTGTAATACCGGAGTGAGGTACAAATTCACCTGTTAAATCAGGGTTTCTGGTATATGATTGATCATCATCATCTCCAAGTGGCACAGTTAAAGTTAGCACTACATTTCCGTCCGGGTCGGTAACAGTAACTGTATCATTTGAATTACTCATGTTTATTTGCCCTCCTGAAGCTGTTTGTACAATGGCACCGCCAAAGTCTCCGGTTGGGGTTCCGCTACCAAACACTACTATTACTCCGTTAACTGGCACGATGGTGCCGGATGGGAATTCGTGTCGTGGTACGTCGTCGTTAAGAGCACTTGTATCGTATATTTTATATCCGCTTAAATCCAGTTCAGGCCCTGAATTGAAAAACTCAATAAATTCATCTCCATTGGCGTCTCGGGTTCCGTCACCATTGGCATCTCCGGGTAAATCACCAGGTGGATCGTATAGAACTTCGTTAATTAAAAATCCAAGATACGGACACCCGTTATTATTAATTTCACCAGGAGTTTCGGGACATTCGTCATCGGCATCCAATACTCCGTCATTGTCAGTATCAGAATCATCATCCAAAAGGGAGATTGTAAGCTGATGATTACCGAGCAAAAGTATATTTCCGGTATTTCCGATACTAATTTCGATAGTTTCTACTCCTTCAACTTCATTATCCTGAATTGAAGTAAGGGTCACCTCACCTGAACTGGCTCCGCTGTTAATTACTATTTGAGGTGAGGACAAGGTGTAATCGGTATCTAACGTGGCAGAACCACCAATAGTAAGGGGGATGGTGGTTTGTGAACCGGCCGGTGTGTTTAATGTAACCGACAATGTAATATTGCCGTTTGCTTCACTTAAATCTGTTTCGGATGTAGTAATATCAACCAAGGCCGGAGCCACATCATCGGTTGTACAAGAAAACAGGGGAATTAAAAGTAAAGCAACGACAAATTTATTAAAATAGGAACAGGTACTCATTTTGTTATGATATTTAAATGTTGTTGTTTTAGTTTATTTAATGAAGAGGGTATAAATTGGCTTATTGTATTTATAACTTCTTCTTTTCTTAAAGTTATTTTTTAATTATTTTCTTTATAATAACTTTTTTTATATCTCCTGGCATGCTGTAAAAAGAGCATCCATTTTTTTAGTTGTATTATTTTTTGAGTTTTAGTTGGCTAGTGTTGTAAACTCATGTAAAACCTTTATGGTGTTATAATTAATCAAAGGTTTTTTAAGATTAAACACTTTGGGTTTGATTTTTAAGGGTTAATCAAAAATATAGCAAACTTTAAGGACAGAAAGATACCAGTTGTTAAAAAAAGTTAATACCAATTTTAGTATAGAGGGAAAATAGAAGTTTAGATTAATTCTCCCATTTTTTTTATTTTTCGTTTCATAACAACCGGTCTAACAGAAGAATAACCTAAAATAAGGCCCTGTTTTTTTGGTGTGCCTATATAACATTTACTTAAAGAAAAAGTTGTTACATTGTGTTCGGTAAGCTGTTTTATTACTTCACTTTCTTTTTCGGTAGTAGTAGCCGAGTTAAAATATGCCAATAAGTGAAAACTTGAAAAAGGTTTAGGTTGAATATGCATGGTGCGGCTTACTTTTTCAAATTCGGAAATAAATATATCATGCCTTTCTTTGGCAACCTCAATACCGTTTTTGATATGTTGGTATAAATAGTTTTTCTCAATAAACTGATTCATTACAATTTGAATTGAGGGTGATACAAAACGATGGGAGTGTTCCTGAAGAGCTTCAACCACGCGTATTAAATATTGTGGTACTATCATATAACCTAGACGGATAGAAGGATGAAGCAAACGGTTGAATGTACCCATGTAAATGGTGCGGTCTTCAGTATCTAAACTGTAAATGGTAGGAATATTATTGTCAAAATTGGCAATTTCATTTTCGTAATCATTTTCAATTATTAATGCTTTGTTATCTGATGCCCACTGCAAGATTTCCAGCCTTCTTTTAAGGCTCATTCTTATTCCCAACGGATAATGATTGGAAGGGGTGGTATGGATAAGTTTAGGCTTTTTATGGGAAATTAAATTCATTTCATCAATGCTGATTCCCTCATTATCCAGATCAACCGGAATCAGGTTTGCTTCCGAACTTTTAAATACAGAATGTACGTTAGGAAAAATAGGGTTTTCTAACACTACAGAATCTCCTTTATCAATTAGAGTATTCGCGATGAGGTATAGAGATTGTAAAGATCCCGAAACAATTACAATTTGATCGGCATTACATTTAATATTCCGGCTTATATTAAGGTAATTGCAAATACTTTTTTTAAGTTCGGTAAGCCCTGTGGAGTGTGAATAAGAAAGCCCTGATGATTTTACATGTCGCCAGTAGGTATTTAATAGTTTTTTCCATTGATTCACCGGGAAAACATCCAGTGGGGGTAAACCTGGTCTGAAGGCCAGATTATCATTAGGTAACCTGTTAATAAGAGAAATATTTTTTAAATAAGACTGGCCTTTATGGGAAATTTCCGGATATATGCCAGCATCAATAAGTTTTTTTTTAGACCCTCCGGATTTTTCAGCAATATTTTGATAATTAATACGATTGCCTGAACCGGGCTTGG includes:
- a CDS encoding lamin tail domain-containing protein — protein: MSTCSYFNKFVVALLLIPLFSCTTDDVAPALVDITTSETDLSEANGNITLSVTLNTPAGSQTTIPLTIGGSATLDTDYTLSSPQIVINSGASSGEVTLTSIQDNEVEGVETIEISIGNTGNILLLGNHQLTISLLDDDSDTDNDGVLDADDECPETPGEINNNGCPYLGFLINEVLYDPPGDLPGDANGDGTRDANGDEFIEFFNSGPELDLSGYKIYDTSALNDDVPRHEFPSGTIVPVNGVIVVFGSGTPTGDFGGAIVQTASGGQINMSNSNDTVTVTDPDGNVVLTLTVPLGDDDDQSYTRNPDLTGEFVPHSGITEANGALFSPGTKIDGSSF
- a CDS encoding PLP-dependent aminotransferase family protein, producing MNTSYKFAIQRILTEYLSQQQKKPHNKYIVLYRAIKKCIHNLELPHDWLLPSTRILAGELDLSRTTVIKAYELLLLEKLIISKPGSGNRINYQNIAEKSGGSKKKLIDAGIYPEISHKGQSYLKNISLINRLPNDNLAFRPGLPPLDVFPVNQWKKLLNTYWRHVKSSGLSYSHSTGLTELKKSICNYLNISRNIKCNADQIVIVSGSLQSLYLIANTLIDKGDSVVLENPIFPNVHSVFKSSEANLIPVDLDNEGISIDEMNLISHKKPKLIHTTPSNHYPLGIRMSLKRRLEILQWASDNKALIIENDYENEIANFDNNIPTIYSLDTEDRTIYMGTFNRLLHPSIRLGYMIVPQYLIRVVEALQEHSHRFVSPSIQIVMNQFIEKNYLYQHIKNGIEVAKERHDIFISEFEKVSRTMHIQPKPFSSFHLLAYFNSATTTEKESEVIKQLTEHNVTTFSLSKCYIGTPKKQGLILGYSSVRPVVMKRKIKKMGELI